From Aedes albopictus strain Foshan chromosome 1, AalbF5, whole genome shotgun sequence, one genomic window encodes:
- the LOC134289436 gene encoding uncharacterized protein LOC134289436 translates to MQDPDTAIAAIKVKVVRERNKMVDWYDYFSMMQEVQEGIDEYVARLKSLAKLCRFGALEEEFVMYKVMTANKWPKLRAKLLTTQNLSLAKAIDMFRAEEISEKHAVAVGQASGDVNMVKSKKKSLKCKFCGDWHDFAKGSCPALGKRCRGCGGKNHFEKVCKADGKKKMKNKRKVKKVQDGSLSDTSQSEDSDNSETESEEEVVIGKVYDYSDAGGNVLADLEVFVSDKWQSVRCELDTGANTSLVGVDWLKKMAGGECPELLPSNF, encoded by the coding sequence ATGCAAGATCCGGACACCGCAATTGCGGCAATTAAGGTGAAAGTGGTTCGCGAGCGAAACAAAATGGTTGACTGGTACGATTATTTTTCCATGATGCAAGAAGTGCAAGAGGGCATCGATGAATATGTTGCTCGGTTGAAATCATTGGCGAAGTTGTGTCGTTTCGGTGCTTTGGAGGAAGAGTTTGTGATGTACAAAGTGATGACCGCCAATAAATGGCCAAAGCTACGAGCAAAGTTGTTAACGACCCAGAATCTGTCTTTGGCGAAAGCGATCGATATGTTCCGCGCGGAAGAGATATCAGAGAAACACGCCGTGGCTGTTGGACAAGCCAGCGGTGATGTAAACATGGTGAAAAGCAAGAAGAAAAGTTTGAAGTGCAAGTTCTGTGGCGATTGGCACGATTTCGCCAAGGGATCGTGCCCCGCACTAGGGAAGAGGTGTCGTGGGTGCGGTGGAAAAAACCACTTTGAGAAGGTCTGCAAGGCGGACggtaagaagaagatgaagaacaaGAGAAAAGTGAAGAAAGTGCAGGATGGTAGTCTTTCAGACACCAGCCAAAGTGAGGACAGTGACAATTCGGAAACGGAGAGCGAAGAAGAAGTGGTTATCGGAAAAGTCTATGATTATTCGGACGCTGGAGGCAACGTGCTTGCGGATTTGGAAGTGTTCGTCAGCGATAAATGGCAATCGGTACGCTGTGAACTGGATACCGGCGCAAATACGAGCCTTGTAGGAGTGGATTGGCTGAAGAAAATGGCAGGCGGTGAATGTCCCGAACTGCTGCCTTCTAACTTCTAA
- the LOC134289444 gene encoding uncharacterized protein K02A2.6-like: MRELLKDELRKLERDGIIVKENQHTEWVSNIVLVKRGGQTGSVRICLDPIPLNKALKRPRLQFTTIDEILPELGRAKVFSTVDLKKGFWHVLLDEESSRMTTFWTPFGRYRWVRMPFGIAPAPEIFQAKLQEAIQGLKGVECLADDVLIYGSGESLKEALEDHNRNLKELCRRLERSDIKLNLSKLKLCETSVKFFGHVLTNQGLKADESKIATIKEFPTPTDRKQLQRFIGMVNYLGRYIRNLSAESTELRRLISERETWTWTAAEEKEFNRMKAIVADVKSLQYYDVNQPLVIECDASSFGMGAAVFQEKGVIGYASRTLTATEKCYAQIEKELLAIVFACARFDQLIVGNPKTIRYNLELQFVTGKENVVADAISRAPLNEKQPGDLFDKRDIYRIFNEIESINMSNYLSITDERLNEVISETKTDPTMQIIIQYINQGWPSSVDRVPDAAKVYFKYRDELSTQDGIVFRSDRIVVPHSLRKMLTEKVHLSHNGIEATLKLARANLFWSGMNCQVKEAVMRCEICAKFAPSQPSPPMKSHAIPVHPFQVVSMDVFFAEYLGEKKKFLVTVDHFSDFFEVDILKDLTPKSTIKVCKVNFSRHGRPQLVITDNGTNFVNADWKQFAQEWDFQHATSAPHHQQANGKAEAAVKITKRLLQKSKESGVDFWYALLHWRNVPNKIGSSSVARMFSRSTRCGIPMSAENLIPKPQIGVPEAIEGNRRKAKYHYDKRTRNLPTLETRQPVYVQLQPETSKQWTPANICSRLNERSYVVDVDGARYRRDLVNLKPRKEPPVTPSQPSLNKPSAPDEVPTIPADTSMDSTSCSAANNSTSSHEGSQETLRNVAVSSTSKAANGSSRKQTNQPVDSVTRPKRTLRLPSRYLDYEMN, encoded by the exons ATGCGTGAACTCCTGAAAGATGAATTGCGAAAGTTAGAGCGAGACGGCATTATCGTTAAGGAAAACCAGCACACTGAGTGGGTTAGCAACATCGTTCTGGTTAAACGGGGTGGCCAAACGGGGTCAGTTCGTATATGCTTGGACCCTATTCCACTCAATAAAGCATTGAAGCGTCCTCGGCTCCAGTTTACGACAATCGACGAAATTCTGCCAGAACTAGGCCGAGCGAAGGTGTTCTCTACAGTCGATTTGAAGAAGGGTTTCTGGCATGTACTCTTGGACGAGGAAAGCAGTCGGATGACGACCTTTTGGACTCCTTTTGGGAGGTACAGATGGGTTCGAATGCCCTTCGGTATAGCTCCAGCACCGGAGATTTTTCAAGCTAAACTGCAGGAAGCAATTCAGGGACTGAAAGGAGTTGAATGTTTGGCCGACGACGTGCTAATCTACGGCTCTGGAGAATCTTTAAAGGAAGCGTTAGAGGACCACAACCGGAATCTGAAGGAATTGTGTAGGCGACTGGAAAGAAGCGACATCAAGCTGAACCTTAGCAAATTGAAACTGTGCGAAACATCAGTCAAGTTTTTCGGGCATGTTTTAACAAATCAGGGTTTGAAGGCAGATGAGAGCAAAATAGCCACCATCAAGGAGTTTCCAACGCCAACAGATCGCAAGCAACTGCAGAGATTCATCGGCATGGTGAATTACCTCGGGCGCTATATCAGAAACCTCAGTGCTGAAAGCACAGAACTACGAAGATTGATTTCGGAAAGGGAAACTTGGACTTGGACGGCAGCAGAAGAGAAGGAGTTTAACCGAATGAAGGCGATAGTTGCGGATGTGAAGTCATTACAGTACTACGATGTGAACCAGCCACTCGTGATAGAATGCGATGCGAGTTCATTTGGGATGGGCGCTGCGGTGTTCCAGGAGAAAGGGGTCATCGGGTATGCATCACGCACTTTGACAGCTACGGAGAAATGTTACGCGCAGATCGAAAAGGAGCTTCTGGCGATTGTGTTCGCGTGTGCCCGATTCGATCAGTTAATTGTGGGTAACCCGAAGACGATA CGGTACAATCTGGAATTGCAATTTGTCACGGGTAAAGAGAATGTTGTTGCTGATGCCATATCAAGAGCTCCATTGAACGAGAAGCAGCCCGGCGATCTTTTCGATAAGCGAGACATCTATCGTATTTTCAACGAAATAGAATCGATCAACATGAGCAACTACCTCAGTATCACTGACGAGCGACTGAACGAAGTGATTTCAGAAACAAAGACTGACCCTACAATGCAGATAATCATTCAGTACATCAATCAGGGCTGGCCGTCTTCTGTCGATAGAGTTCCGGACGCAGCGAAGGTGTACTTCAAGTATCGCGACGAATTGAGTACCCAAGACGGAATCGTGTTTAGAAGTGATCGAATTGTTGTACCACACTCTTTGAGGAAGATGCTTACGGAAAAAGTCCACCTGAGTCACAATGGAATTGAAGCGACTTTGAAGCTGGCCCGCGCAAACCTGTTTTGGTCAGGAATGAACTGCCAGGTCAAGGAAGCTGTGATGCGATGCGAAATTTGTGCGAAGTTTGCAccttcacaaccgtcacctccaaTGAAAAGTCATGCAATCCCAGTACATCCGTTCCAGGTCGTTTCTATGGATGTCTTTTTTGCAGAGTATCTGGGAGAAAAGAAAAAGTTCTTGGTGACCGTAGATCACTTTTCTGATTTCTTTGAAGTCGATATACTCAAAGATCTTACCCCGAAAAGCACAATCAAGGTTTGCAAGGTTAATTTCTCGCGGCATGGCAGACCACAACTGGTTATAACGGATAACGGCACAAACTTTGTCAACGCAGATTGGAAGCAGTTCGCACAAGAATGGGATTTTCAGCATGCTACGTCGGCTCCACACCATCAACAAGCGAACGGAAAAGCAGAGGCAGCGGTGAAGATAACCAAGCGTCTTCTACAAAAGTCCAAAGAGTCGGGAGTCGATTTCTGGTATGCTCTTCTCCATTGGAGAAACGTGCCGAATAAAATCGGATCGAGCTCAGTAGCGCGCATGTTTTCTCGAAGCACTCGGTGTGGAATACCAATGTCAGCAGAGAATCTCATCCCGAAGCCACAAATCGGAGTTCCAGAAGCAATAGAAGGCAACAGACGCAAGGCAAAGTATCATTACGACAAACGGACTCGTAATCTGCCGACTTTGGAAACGAGGCAACCTGTATATGTGCAGCTTCAACCAGAGACTTCAAAGCAGTGGACACCAGCAAACATTTGCAGCAGATTGAATGAGCGTTCGTACGTCGTTGATGTAGATGGCGCTCGTTATCGGCGTGATCTCGTAAATCTCAAACCACGTAAAGAACCACCTGTAACGCCTTCCCAGCCATCATTGAACAAACCAAGCGCTCCTGACGAGGTACCGACAATACCAGCGGATACGTCAATGGATTCAACCAGTTGTTCTGCGGCCAACAATTCAACGAGCAGTCATGAAGGATCACAGGAAACGCTTCGAAACGTTGCGGTATCGTCAACAAGCAAGGCGGCAAATGGGTCATCTCGTAAGCAAACCAATCAACCAGTGGACAGCGTCACCAGACCGAAAAGAACCTTGAGACTGCCGAGTCGTTATCTTGATTATGAAAtgaattaa